Genomic window (Arachis hypogaea cultivar Tifrunner chromosome 13, arahy.Tifrunner.gnm2.J5K5, whole genome shotgun sequence):
tcaattaagaggtcgctgattcgagtctcctatctttgttgcggattcgagtctcctatcttttcaaatttgcggattcgagtctcctatcttttcaaatttttgccaatgagtaatagatcaaatgacatagtctctccatactcaattaagaggttgcgggttcgagtctcatatctttagtaaaaaaaaaaaacacaatatataaaacatttgacattattttttaatcatatttaatttttaaataactatttaagtgattaaaataaaagatacttatttttattgatataatgttatattacattaaaattaaattcttttatattataacaaaaattaatttttaattttattttttgcaatcgTTTTTAGAATTTACTTGTGATGTtaatataaaaaagttttaaatcaaCTTGAATTAATTGAATAGTTAGTTTATTTGTAtgtttaaataagtattaaaaaattaaattttattttgtttatgtaaATATATGTAACAATTTATTAATATGAGATCAAAATTAAAACTCTTATTAGTTATGAGATCCAATAAAACAAAGTGCAgtgataataaatttatttagaattggatcaaaattaaaagtttttGAATATTGTTTTTTGGGGTGGATACAAAATTATCGCTGGAATACAGCGAAAGATATCTATCTTCAATATATATAGTTCTACGTACTCACTCGTAAGCTTGATTGCTTTCAgcagaaaagaagagagtagaaaatACAACTGGATACGCAAGAGTGATGTTTGCttgttcgtttttttttttttttaccaaagataggagactcgaacccgcaacttcttaattaagtatggggaaattatgccatttgaactattactCATTGACATGTTTGCTTGTTGGTTGTATTGTTTATATActagtattttaataattttaattgtagatctcaattataaaaattatatatgatgtatattaattaaaattaacgattaaaattattaaaatatcggTATAAGTACGTTTGAAAACTCTTATACTTTATATTCTGCCTTAGACTGCAATCATCTTTTTAAGTATTTAATGATTGAATGCTTAAGCGTAAGTATAGTGAATTGTTCAGCTTCCACGCAACAACTTTTTAAGCCTACTCATCTTCAAACTTTTTAATTTACttagaattatattttatagGGATAAGGCTGATGCATTGTATCTTTGTATGCAATGCACATTCTCTCTGTTGAACTTAGTAAAAATTTTCACTcattatctaattttattatttaccaaaaaaattattttatagctATAATATACTTATAATTTGTCTCATTTTTCTACTTTTCTTGTGGATATAGTAATACTAATAAGTTGTTGATAGCATTACGTTATAATATTGGTGAATATAGCCCCCAAGGGCCGAGGCAGAGGAAGGACTTGCCGTCACATTTTACACGCAAGAATCAAACCCAAACAACTTTGCATCTTCCATGCGTTTGATAAAGCCCCACTTCCCCCTTCTTTTCTAGATTCTGTTTTTAAAAACTAGTTGGTACAATGGTACCCAAGAATCAATGTCatattaaaaaatcaattataatCCATTATCGCACATAgaaatatatatttgatattttataaaaagaatttattaTACTACTGCAaataattttgattatttatCTATTGCAAAATTGATTATTCTAATAGTTGATTATTTAATAATGACACGTGTTTAGGAGAACTTTTTAGTCTATGTTTAGTTTTTCAATTGTTAGATTTGTTAGAAGATTTGATTTAGTTTTGATTTatttaatagtatttttataaagtttaaatttaaattaaatttaatctaatccaataaaaataaaatcttgatttaaattaaattatctttagaaatttaatttcaaattaaatatttaaaagatttgGCTCATTTTTAAGTTGATTTGCTAGGAGCCTATTTGAAGACTCCTTGTtactctttttaaattaatttttatgaacgAAAAATTTTGTGAGtttctttaaaaaatttggatatgAACAGGAAAGGTAGAGTAATTTCCTTAACTATTgcatagaaaatcaaattgaggTAAAATAgtcctttttctttaatttttatcttatcctAGATTTCGTTCCGTatcaaataaaatagatatataattactaatttttaggtacataaaatatttatgtatagataaaaaataaacatgTTACGCAAGAAAAGTTCTTTACCGTGGTCCTTACTACATGCTTCGACATTTTCACAATGAAAAAAACACCTTTCAAAGTGAAAAAATTTAGTTACGTATGAACTCTACTATTATAATTTCATGATAATTTAATACTCATTTTTTCACTTTATAGATCCTCTCACTTTACAAAAATATATTAGTGTTAGTAAATATCATAACAGAGGAATCTTGACAAATGACAACGATCATTAATATTCATTTTTTATCAGTATTTTACCGGTGAATATCTGAGCCAGGCCAAAAGGCACATTTGAACAATATTTCTCATAATGGCCCTTGAAACTAATCAAACTGATGCCTATTGGTTAGATTGTGCTGTCATTGAACTGAGAAATTGAGAAATCTTATTCGCATCATTGTAATTCAATTTTAAGTTTCCAAAATGTAATACATGTATGATGTAATGCAATTTTTACGGACCCAATCTCTTTTATATCGAGAAAGAATCGGCGAAAAGGTTAAAAGGGTCCATGAAGCACAGGTGCGGATAACACAAGTGATAATActagacccaaaaaaaaaagaaacataagtAATAATACATTGAAGAAAACATAAGAGACAAAGTGACTTTTGATGATAAGCTTTCAATGAGGCAGAAACTAGGCTGTTTTAAATTGAACGGTTGCACTTTCTGACAAAATTGTGAATTTAAGAAAGTGAAAAAAATAGATATTATGGGTAGTTGGAGCTTTTGAAGTGTACTATCCACCCACTACTTCCTCAACTAATTTATCTTCAGAAAATGCTTGGGGCagaaattttttaacataaaatattgTTTGATACTAACTTTTGTACTAAGTATTAATTTGGTctctaatatttaaatatcttaaAACACCGTTaaatttaataagaataattaacATAATAAAAAGTCAATATCATTTGATTTCAATACGTAAATAAAATCGACCTATCAATTATCACTAATGTAAAACTCTTCCTTTTGATACTCGAACATCAAATATTGGTGATTCTAAGATGTTGTATgacaagaagacaaaaaaaagaattgtcacaaaaaaattttgattatatTCTTTTAACacgaaaataaaaagatataactTAACTAATAATATTGTTAACATCCACTTCACTTCTTCGTTAATTATTCGTGTCAAATTTAACAGTGGCACAACAATAAACCCAGTTAAAACTTTTTGAGTAAAAAATATAACGTTTAAAATGTTAGAAACCAAATTAGAATTTGATCCGAACGTTGAGGATCATAATAGTTCTTTACCCTTTCTTAACATATAATTGATGTTCAAAACCATCCATTAGATGCTAGTATAATTTTACACTACTAATGCGTTAAAATCAAACTACTAAATTTTTTAGGTAAAGATAACATATCAACAATATAAGGTTAAAAACCTAAAGGGAAAATGCATGAAATATACGTTGTACAAGGACATAGAGTTGAGACAGTTCTAACTTCTAAACGTATATTTGGAAGTATTAGACAGACATTCAATCGGACCATGATGTTTATGTATTTCAACTCATCTTTTGGTACTCTCAATTATGGTCTTATGGAGGTCCAAGGTTCATATTTCTGTAAAATTGGCTGGGATGGAACTTAAGGGCAGTGATGACCCCAAATAGAGTATCCTCTCTAGTTGCCAAAGAGAAAAGGCATATTAAGGTATCCTCATTCATAAATCATAATTCTGTTCTTCTGGTCTAACTTCTCAAATGAATTTGAAGGGACATGCCCTATTGCAGTGTTCATATCAAGAGAACATAGAATATGTATAACAACAGAAAGGACAGACCTTTTACTCATCTAAGGAATCAATACTTTCAATCAAATGTGGCGACCTGCAATATAAACTTGTAGGATTTAGTGTTGAACAACAAATAAAAGGACTGATTTACTGAAAATAAATCTGCTCAATTGAAAACAGAGACAtgatttttagtgtgttttttaaTCAAGCACTGAATGATTTTGCAATTCCTCTCTGAACATAGTCGCTAATGAGGTGAAGAAAAGAGGAACAGGGGAATGGAAAACTCGAAAGAATTACCATCTGTCTGTATGGTTGATGCCAAGTCCATTGCAGGTAAGAATCATTCCTTTAAATCTGGCAAGGTATTCCTGTAATGAGACATGTCGAACAAAGTTAAGTACAAAACAGCTGTTATCATCAAGAGAGTACACAGAACAATCATAGACAAGTCTAATTCAAAAACTACTAATGCCAATAAAATATAGCCAAGATCCATACCTGCAAGCTATATTTTTCGATCTCACAGGCTCCGGTTAAATCATAGTCACAACGCTTGGCAGGATCACTCAACACTATCAAAAATTACAAAGAAATATAGAAATACATGAGTACCATTTCATAACGCTGCTATGTCTATTCTAAACCAAAACTGTGTGGAGGAAAAACGTACAACTCTGTCTACGCATGTAAAGGTAATGGAGTAAATTTGATCCGAAGTGTAACTTCAGGCCCATTAATCAGAAAGTAATTTTAAGAAGGACAACGCTTGCTCAAGTTCCTTATATACATTCCCTCCAGTTCTCAGATCAAATACTAACATGCTGATATTTATTTGAACTGAAAAATTCGAACTGACGGTTGGACGGATGCATATAGTAAACTTGATCCAAGGTTTTCCCCCTATTTAATATAGGACAAATTTTGAGTTTGCTAGTAACATTCAAGCTAACAATCCCGCAAAATTTCAGCTTTCATCTGATAtccaatttcctttttttttatttttggataaaagAATATCCACTTTCCTTTATAACATCAATCTATTTGTCACCATAAGGAAATATTTAAAATGTGATATTAGCCAGATccccaaaaaagaaaaacagtTTTGGGGCTGGGTTTGAGTTCTGTTACAATCATGTATGAGATTTCCATCCCTCCTAAACAAATCTAGTTTCCCCTAAGTAGCATCACATACTGTACACTAGTATATGGGGAAAAATATGAAATACCTAAACAGTAATACAACAACTGGGAGCTGAAAGCCATAAAACCAACCAAGGTTAAACTTCCAATCAAAACTAATGAAGGACCGCAATCTTTGTTGTTACAATCAATTGTCCTTCACTAACAATCAGAATTTGCATATTATGATTGTGTTCAAGATGGTGAGGTATATAATCAATTTCCAGAAATGTTGATAAAGAGTATATTTATGAATCTTTCTTTTTCTCATTGCAATTAAGAATTACCATTGTAAGCTTCATTTATCTCTTGAAATTTTGCAGTAACTGTACTGTCACCTTTATGCTTGTCAGGATGCCATTTCTGTAAAATGGAGTAGAATCCATCCTACAAAGTAAGTCAAACTTGTAGGGGAAAAAATTTCGAAAGATGAAGTATCAAAAGAGCTAGAATATACTAACCAATGCAAGTCTTCggtaatttaatttgatgttttcatcagttgcaTCATAATCAACCTCCAACACTTTGTAATAATCCTTGAATTCAGTAAAAGTGTCACAACAAGAACACATAAAAGAACAGTTAATTACAAAATGTAGTTATAGACATCAAGTTATACATTTTCTACTCGTCGAATCACATTTTGCAATATGCAGTACTGATATAGAACTTTAAGATTATGGCAGTTTCAAATATCGCTAGCAACTATTTTAACAAATGAGCATTGCATGGTATGAACTAGAAGCTTCATCAAATTGTTGCAAAGTTACTCAAAACCATACATCGAGGTTCTGAAAATCAGGGAAAGAAAGATCCTACAAAATGGAGGTTTAACCACTCATGCTTACATATGTCACTCTACAACAATCAAGTTAATATGATTCAGTTAATCTGTAAACTCCATTCCTACACCTATCCAGATCAATCTTCAGCAACTAAGCTAACATCCACAACAATTTTCCAGAAACCTAATTGTTTAACTACTATTAAAAAGGGAATCACTCATTCATGAATTTTCACTTTCATCCTAGGAATCCTGAAATTAGTGCAGGTTAGCTCAATTTGACCATCCTTTTACCTAGTCCACTAAAgtgtgtttttcaaaaatcagAAAACTGAATTAACTAATTAAGCTTGAACTCAATTCAAGTCACCAAAATCTCCCTGGAAACAAATAGAGCAAGCAACAAAAAAAATCGAAACTTGATAgctaaaaataaaacagaaattatAGAATTGAATTaagctaataaaaaaaacttCCTAAGAATCAAATAGAGCAACAACAAAATGTGAAGTTGAGGGTTGAGATTGAAGAGAACAAAGTAAAATGTGAAGAGGAAAGGTTCCAATCATACAAAGATACAATACCCTTGGCTTGGTGGTGTTGTCAGCGGCAGCCATTTGCGACAGAAATGGGGTCAACACGCGAAACTTCTTTTGCATAATTCATCGGAATCAGACAACAACCACAAAGAtcccaaaaagggaaaaaataaatGGCGGCACGATGAAGAAGCGAAAGAATGGTTCAACCGAGCTGGAAGATGCgtgagattaaaaaaataaaaaatagtagtaattgttgCAGATAGAAACGAAGCGAAAACTGAGAAGGTTAGGGATTTGATTTGTGTGGTGGAGTTTTTGATTGGGAAAAGATAGAACAATGTGGCTTTCCTATGCCACAGTTTGGGAATTTGGATCGCCTTTCTGGGttgttttttttaatcttttttatttattttacatttatttttgtcctaaattaaaaaaaaaaaaaagaaattgttttgttgaaaagagatttagtcttttttttttaatgtatgaaaattttgaGAATTACAGGAGTGATTGTGTTTAGGATGACAATGTGGGAGAAAGTATGGAAACAATGCTAATTGTGAATGTATACAATTGgttaaaaaaaaggtaaaattaaaaataaaaatta
Coding sequences:
- the LOC112737262 gene encoding uncharacterized protein, with the translated sequence MQKKFRVLTPFLSQMAAADNTTKPRDYYKVLEVDYDATDENIKLNYRRLALKWHPDKHKGDSTVTAKFQEINEAYNVLSDPAKRCDYDLTGACEIEKYSLQEYLARFKGMILTCNGLGINHTDRWSPHLIESIDSLDE